GCAAATTATGCGTAATCATTTTATGGTGGCTTTGCTATATTACCAATAAGGAAACCCACGCCAATCATGCCGAGGCATTTAATTCCTCCATAAGGAGGCGCTGTTCCGCTTACCGACGCAGGACGAATATGTATGCAAAAAATAAATCAGGCCTCCAGCGGGTATTGGATGGTGTTTGGATTGTCCATAACTTTATCCGGATACATTTCACCACTAAACAAGTTCCTGCGGTTTCTTTAGGTGTTATAGAAAAAAG
The Gammaproteobacteria bacterium DNA segment above includes these coding regions:
- a CDS encoding hypothetical protein (Evidence 5 : Unknown function) is translated as MYAKNKSGLQRVLDGVWIVHNFIRIHFTTKQVPAVSLGVIEKRFSWEQILMIQKTA